TCTTCTCCTTGACCTGTCGGCCGGTAAGAGGCTAGTCTTACGTTGCTAAGCATAGGAACAGCCTCGGGTTGATTGAAAAATCACTCGGGGCTTTTCTCTATCTGCCTGTTGCAAATGCTCAAGACAGATAGTCTCAAGCACCCGCAGCAATATTAATCAATCCGATATTTTATCGCAAACTATTCGCCATCTTCCCAATAGATTTCAATCAGCATTGATATTGAGACCGTTGCTAATGTGACGAAAAACAAAATGAGTTCAAGCCAGAGCATAGCCTTATCACCTATCAAAGAAATAAAAGCCTGCATTATCCACTTTCATGAGTTCAGGTAATAGCTGATGATTATTTATTAATAAACATTAATCGGATATTATTTGAAGCATTAACCATGCTAGCCCTAATACAGCACCGCAAAACACCACCAGCACGAGGATAATGGCCAGCGTAAAGCCATCCATATTTACCTCCCTGCTGGCACCATCAGTAGAACATGTCGTTTCTCGCACACCTCGGCACGAAGGGAAGCCCATGCCTGGTTAACGGGAATTAAAGCCGCCCCCTCGGCCCGGCGCCAGAACAGGGCGGCCTGGTCGTACTGCCCCACCTTCTCGTATCGCACAGCTGCAGTTGCAGCTTTCATGTATGTCATTTTCACGAAATTACCTTCCTCAGTTTTTTCGCAAGAGGTCGTTGTAACAGAGCCACCGCGGCTACTGCGCCAAATAATGCGTCAGGCAAGCTCATGCAGGCTATCTCCGTCAGGGAGTAGGCGCTGCCAGATAGCAGAAACATATCGGGCCTGGTGTATGGCATCAGCCAGTGCATTGTGCCGTTCACCCTCGAAAGGGAAATCACGTTTCGGGTCAAAGTCCACACGGCGCCCCAGGCGAACGAGGGTACGCACGTCCAAATCATTGAACCACTGCCAGCATGGCGCCCTGCCACAGCGCGCATAGGCTTCACGCAGGATAACGTTGTCAAAGGCCGCACCATTGCCCCAGACCTTCAAATAGTTCGGCTGTTCGCAGTTGCGGCTGACAAAATGGGTCAGTGAGTCAATGGCCTCCGTGATAGGCTTTGCCTCGTCACTGGTTATTGCCGCCCGGGCCTCACTGCTTTGCCTCAGCCACCAGTTGATAGTATCACCGTCGGGAACGGCGCCGGCGGCCAAATCACTCGCCAAATTTATCGTTGTATAAAATTGCGGACCTAACACACCAGTCTCAGGAACAAAGAACACGGCGCCGATGGCCACGATTGGGGCGTTTGGTTTGTTGCCCATGGTTTCCAGGTCAATCATCAAATCATTCATTGTTTGCATCTTGTTACCTTCTCTCCCGTACGCCGGCCAACGCCCGATCGAATATCTTGTGCAGCTGGCAGTAACGCAGCTCTGTGGGATGGAAATGCCATAGCGTCGTGTCAGCTTTCGTCTCTTTTTCATCCGAACGCGTATTGATATCGCTCAGCGCCAGGAACCGCTCGCTGGCCCTTATCAGCAAAAAGCGCGCTTTGCTGCCCTGACCGGTCTTCACCATCTCGACGCTTGGGGACCTGAGCATCGCGTACAAACGTCCCAGAATGGTTGCCCTGCTGAGGGTATTTTCCGGATACGCCTCATCCACCAGCTGATAAATCTCCGTCGGACTCAAATCCTTACCCTGAATTAGCGCAGCCAATTGCTTGCTCGTTATTCTCATGTTTCCCTCACTTAACCACCCGCAGGTGCCTTACGTTTCTCCGATAACTCTCCCACGTGAAACTCACCCAAATACCGTCATCCATGCTCAATGTTCGTTGCTGAATCATGCTTCCGCCCTCGCTGACCTGGCATACGAACGTGTGAGAATTGTCCGCCACTCTCGACGCGCTGATGGTTCATCTCCAGGTTTGTTGAACCCGTTTTTTTGAACGTGCTGCCAGGCCAGATCCTCTGCCGGATTTGCCGGTGGCAGCCCCTCCACGAACAACCGATCGAACGCATCATCAAAATCAATCGCCGGCACCTCACCAGTTGGCGGACTTTGGCGCTGTTGCTCCACCGCAGCGACCCGCTCAGCCCGCTGAGTGCGTTTTTTCTGCCAGGCGTTGGCGGCAACCAGATATGCTCCGAAGCCGTCAGCAGCGAACAGTCGGTTTGGTGCCAGCATGTGAGCGAGCCTCGGGTTGTTCAGCAGTTGGTCCGTGCGATGCTCAGCGACAAGTTCCAGCTCAGCTTGGGAGTAACCATCAGCCAGCCGTTCAGTGATTGCTCGCAGGGTATCGGCACGCTTAGGCGTTCTGCCGTTGATTTTTGAATTCAGAAAATCCAATACTTCCCCAGCCTGACCAGACAACGGTTCAGCCTTGCAACCCCCTATGACCAAAACACCGGAGTCCAGGTAATCACCGCAAGAATTAACATCCCGCAGCACAACCAGCCCGCCACCGATGGAATTCAGCTTGGTGATTGATTTTCGACGAGGGTTCTTCCAGTCCAACTCGACTCCGCAGCGGTGGCCAGCGTCATCGGTGACGAGAATATCAACCTTCCCACCTCGGCCATCGCCTCGGTCGTCCACTGGGTACTCCCGTCGGCAGGTCAGTCCATGATGGCTCAGAAACTCAACGACTTGGTCATGCAGCGTGGCAGCATCGGTGACCGGGAATTGGTTTCGCAGTAAGCCAGCCAAAAAATACCTAAACCACTCACTCCTGCTGTCGAGTGCGCCAGGAAGGGTTTGGGTAGGTTTTTCTTTTGAAGTACTCTCTGTAGTGATCTCTGTATGAAGAACGGCTCGTTTTGACCTCTTGCAGCGTGTCATTTTGACCTTCTGCATCGGTTCAGATTGACCCGTTGCATCAGTGCAATTTGACCCGTTGCATGGGGTCATTTTGACCTCATCAGTCAGGGCGCGGTGTTCGTAGTTAATCGCGTAAAAATTAGTCTTATCGCGGGGGTCGCTCGATAGCTTCTCGACATAGATGATTCCTTGAGCTTTCAGCGATGCAAATGCACGCTTAATCGACGATTCAGAGAGGAATGGGAATTGCTCCATCCACTCAGCGATCGTGTTGTATACCCAGCAACGACCATCATGTTCAATGCCTGATGTCGTCTCTGTGGCCCAGTAGTGGATCTGCTGAAGCAGCATGGCCTCATTGAGGCCTACGCGCATCGCCAACTCAGAAATCACCACTATGGGACGTGAGGTAAGGAGCAAACTCACGATTAGCCCTCCCGTTTCTTGTGGCCAAGAGAAAGTGATTTCAGATCGTCAGGATGGATCACCAGATAACCCCGCCGCTCTGTCAGCTCGATAAAAGTGTCCAGACTGGC
The nucleotide sequence above comes from Serratia rhizosphaerae. Encoded proteins:
- a CDS encoding ANR family transcriptional regulator; the encoded protein is MTYMKAATAAVRYEKVGQYDQAALFWRRAEGAALIPVNQAWASLRAEVCEKRHVLLMVPAGR
- a CDS encoding 3'-5' exonuclease yields the protein MNDLMIDLETMGNKPNAPIVAIGAVFFVPETGVLGPQFYTTINLASDLAAGAVPDGDTINWWLRQSSEARAAITSDEAKPITEAIDSLTHFVSRNCEQPNYLKVWGNGAAFDNVILREAYARCGRAPCWQWFNDLDVRTLVRLGRRVDFDPKRDFPFEGERHNALADAIHQARYVSAIWQRLLPDGDSLHELA
- a CDS encoding conserved phage C-terminal domain-containing protein; amino-acid sequence: MSLLLTSRPIVVISELAMRVGLNEAMLLQQIHYWATETTSGIEHDGRCWVYNTIAEWMEQFPFLSESSIKRAFASLKAQGIIYVEKLSSDPRDKTNFYAINYEHRALTDEVKMTPCNGSNCTDATGQSEPMQKVKMTRCKRSKRAVLHTEITTESTSKEKPTQTLPGALDSRSEWFRYFLAGLLRNQFPVTDAATLHDQVVEFLSHHGLTCRREYPVDDRGDGRGGKVDILVTDDAGHRCGVELDWKNPRRKSITKLNSIGGGLVVLRDVNSCGDYLDSGVLVIGGCKAEPLSGQAGEVLDFLNSKINGRTPKRADTLRAITERLADGYSQAELELVAEHRTDQLLNNPRLAHMLAPNRLFAADGFGAYLVAANAWQKKRTQRAERVAAVEQQRQSPPTGEVPAIDFDDAFDRLFVEGLPPANPAEDLAWQHVQKNGFNKPGDEPSARREWRTILTRSYARSARAEA